One Neoarius graeffei isolate fNeoGra1 chromosome 19, fNeoGra1.pri, whole genome shotgun sequence genomic region harbors:
- the LOC132867097 gene encoding basic helix-loop-helix domain-containing protein USF3, translated as MPEIIQNQPETTQKPTRRKKNKETHNAVERHRKEKINAGIKRIGDLLPCSQALKQSKNMILGEALRYITELKQQNDELLLNGGDKVQAEEIKRLRQQVEELRKESAHYIELLKANGINFLDDPTIHWKGKQRCAKVAKITPTHLMSNGIIVYSNENLACSASKMSAPSNPVSHLDKQPVNALAIQPSCNVQMGPGQALGVPNGTQINEITVTSTTSSHVPLATLIPAVSKPCIAVVEQYAAVAPVAPKLPPPGNYVTLQGICPKLAVTAPSPQQIQPAKPTPTLASSTSCTVPVQLQPTFSLSSLHQTMVNNTLVSDSSSVLSHNTESMSLAQTLPGNPAHLRTSAASSTQTTWTTLQLTGNTVQPVCRALATEASNSGHNIPQLSVCPVVANPQVHPIPLQVQTQGPMQLQTPNPTCVPVRSNPPQLLPAVLPCPQTPVVTQASLLSQTPVVLHQPPLVPQTGLLTQSQTVVAQPTILPKPVPPSTQTHTYPAIQPKPQIHHAMPPQHELQPSMPSQPQSQPAVIPQSQSALVPPVQQTLVPQTQATTLPVLQTMQVVQMNSDGTPVIGSSLPQNNPNVVILQQANTCPAPQVIREDVTNQAACQHIVIIQTPTVPPTQQNHQTNIVPSAVTTLANQITTSSNPCPTTVQAKQLVHILPRPSAQIQTPAPQTITVNGQVYVLQSVKSADTGSSQVSQSATQIIQPTCEEPNTNVALNCLGALTSLSQSISQVSNQSISQVSSQNNVQLQITPPSDTTVQSSLSKLVSGVSISSETVIPPVVPVSTSVSCAVNILPKKTSVSSVNQPKQRSGKRARPVKRKEANLKRSMCRIAAKPANSMSSQSNVAQGHSSTITDIHFMNSASEDMSHKTSTVSTSLAISDTSACDTSTAISISSNSKLSHSPANSATITTSVTSLVDDDVVQSHEKSVDASPPSYTKTVGTLNSVTPLEDSSVVHASNEPVLTNNIDLQQNESTVSGFSSQCSTLTRGVTSPTKSLMNDNSSSARISQDKSTVNNCSTSCIQTESSPTLVQNRTTLTSVSSSENNLKVSSVETALIQPQSILSGTSANSIKSLERGSLLEKVQQVQTEPAVVKAADATQMHTPFVLQSTSSTCSNPSDTTPPVLHQESRNLNTFSKLLKHSEDNMSVTTASQIHSVSIKLSQANSSKELSRGEHSSVTTENISEADSFLQKETVLSQEVSTMGNESYDSTLVANRQADSPTAGASSNRGFSVASLLPTGQNITASPNTFGSFSFTSEQAEILAMAARAIFEQDSPGRKSDNCSGDNPSSTTATRWELPKTQQTPIIKERVTSQQLKQANQGDITVSKTPSVVEVSGISTSGVRLPLNTAYSQSQASTLTSLNVNNLIRPSSVQSYPGSPNLVQQVSVPSPGGVAVLVSQTSSQVTQSCSGTVQVNEYTPLKSALMRNHIGTGISERHQKDMPKRSAQEDLVLPINKRSKPCPAGSIARIDVKGAEHVQAMSGQMPPNSSSVMTGNHSDGGGALFSGNTFMTTVLRQSEGHCPPQLAPHEQNQPSVLHLQQAQIQHGTPQSGQILGGSHYLKHQHHQEQQRHLYQLQHHLTQPDTQIHNIQQRTLLQDQNVHKKRVVRGGQTGPPVNLQKQHHLEKNGVQHQPPQQSQQHQQQAQQHQQQQQQSQQHQHQQQPQHQQQKPQQLQQQQQPHQQQQMQQQGSHSRHQHLQQQLQQQHFSRQEKNCDGQQAGPRAHQNNHLSQQDRQPGQDHGAMQRLMGTRTLEQQLTSQASNPVSRSSDLACTPSRQERHRLSSYSAEALIGKTSTAGDQRMGLHTLQTARGNSQDQPELQGYVDSSHGKGNISHNPQGRLAQEHSGASEIQRISEHLPFKTLGNGLQVNNFEVQVSRSGDMASKSVPPAQRGPQPQTGFRMGAGSSGDGRSRGTYGTHPSAQGLQTGAGLPREQDSCHQSFMQSLLAPHLPEQTGHQRAAQGCPPVSIDYNCVPGVSSGELQAKVSSPNLHPTQTAPPMHLGDNNKGHISQVSGNLHGSSVRSVLPHPPSTPHSSSDTVRAQGSSRSLSAVSQRAHHIGPDPQSSKIRPGDRPRSGNLRPGNTFEPESPLPLPSGGGVLLGRPQAGGESRRRSIVRFMPDGAQVGSDSNLVSDQHLTQNFGFPFIGEGGMNPPPPINANASFIPPVTQPSASRTTALLPVEPQNTLPSFYPSYSPAAHPSIPNEIPIQYFPNQIFTSPSADKSNTTPLNNRFGSILSPPRPVGFAQPSYPLLTDITPMPIANSSGITPHLSSFNLTSLFPEIASAMPPDGSSMPMSPLLSLANTSSSDSNKQSNRPAHNISHILGHDGTSAV; from the exons ATGCCAGAAATAATACAGAATCAGCCAGAAACTACCCAGAAACCCACacg gaggaaaaaaaacaaagagacgcACAATGCAG TCGAAAGACACCGCAAAGAGAAGATCAATGCTGGTATCAAACGAATCGGAGACCTCTTGCCTTGCTCTCAAGCCTTAAAACAG AGTAAGAATATGATTCTAGGGGAAGCCCTTCGTTATATCACTGAGCTGAAGCAACAGAATGATGAACTGCTGCTCAATGGAGGAGACAAAGTACAAG CGGAAGAGATAAAACGCTTACGACAGCAGGTGGAGGAGTTACGAAAGGAAAGTGCTCATTACATTGAGCTCCTCAAAGCAAATGGGATCAACTTTCTGGATGACCCCACTATCCACTGGAAGGGCAAGCAGCGCTGTGCTAAAGTAGCCAAAATAACACCAACTCACTTGATGTCAAATGGAATAATTGTGTACTCTAATGAGAATTTGGCTTGTTCAGCAAGTAAAATGTCTGCTCCTTCAAATCCTGTTTCTCACCTGGATAAGCAGCCAGTCAATGCTTTAGCCATCCAGCCATCTTGCAATGTTCAAATGGGTCCAGGTCAAGCACTTGGTGTCCCAAATGGAACACAGATCAATGAAATAACAGTCACCTCTACTACGTCTTCACACGTTCCACTAGCGACTCTTATTCCTGCTGTGTCCAAACCCTGTATTGCAGTGGTGGAACAGTATGCTGCTGTGGCACCTGTTGCTCCAAAACTGCCCCCTCCTGGGAATTATGTTACTCTTCAAGGCATATGTCCCAAGCTTGCAGTCACTGCTCCTAGTCCTCAACAAATTCAACCAGCCAAGCCGACACCAACTCTTGCATCTTCCACCAGTTGCACAGTGCCAGTCCAACTTCAGCCTACATTTAGTCTGTCCTCCTTGCATCAAACCATGGTCAATAACACACTTGTTTCTGATTCTTCTTCAGTGCTGTCACACAATACCGAAAGCATGTCTCTTGCCCAAACATTGCCAGGCAACCCTGCTCATCTTAGGACCAGTGCAGCTAGCAGCACGCAGACTACATGGACAACACTACAGCTTACTGGGAACACGGTACAGCCTGTATGTCGTGCTTTAGCCACAGAAGCCAGTAACTCTGGGCATAACATTCCACAACTATCAGTATGTCCTGTTGTGGCAAATCCCCAAGTCCATCCCATTCCTCTGCAAGTGCAAACGCAAGGTCCTATGCAACTGCAAACCCCCAATCCAACATGCGTCCCTGTTCGGTCTAACCCTCCCCAGTTGTTACCAGCTGTGCTCCCCTGTCCTCAAACACCTGTTGTTACTCAGGCATCACTTTTATCCCAGACCCCTGTGGTACTTCATCAACCACCACTTGTACCCCAGACAGGGTTACTAACTCAGTCACAAACCGTTGTAGCTCAGCCCACAATTTTACCCAAACCTGTTCCTCCATCAACTCAAACTCACACATACCCAGCCATACAACCCAAGCCTCAAATCCATCATGCTATGCCACCTCAGCACGAATTACAACCCTCTATGCCATCTCAGCCCCAGTCCCAACCAGCTGTAATACCCCAGTCCCAGTCTGCCCTTGTGCCTCCTGTTCAGCAAACACTTGTGCCCCAGACGCAAGCCACCACACTGCCAGTACTCCAGACAATGCAAGTTGTGCAAATGAATTCAGATGGAACCCCAGTAATCGGGTCATCCCTGCCTCAAAATAATCCAAATGTTGTAATTTTGCAGCAGGCTAATACATGTCCAGCCCCACAAGTAATTAGAGAGGATGTGACTAACCAGGCGGCATGCCAGCACATTGTTATAATCCAGACACCAACAGTGCCGCCTACTCAACAGAACCATCAAACTAACATTGTGCCATCTGCAGTTACCACTTTGGCTAATCAAATAACCACCTCCAGCAACCCTTGTCCCACTACTGTTCAAGCTAAACAGCTGGTTCACATCCTTCCACGTCCTTCAGCACAGATTCAGACACCGGCACCCCAGACTATCACTGTGAATGGACAGGTTTACGTCTTACAATCAGTGAAATCAGCAGACACTGGGAGCTCTCAGGTTAGCCAAAGTGCTACACAAATCATTCAACCCACCTGTGAGGAACCTAACACCAATGTTGCATTGAATTGTTTGGGTGCCCTCACTAGCCTTAGCCAGAGCATTTCACAAGTCTCCAATCAAAGCATTTCACAGGTTTCCAGTCAAAACAATGTACAACTGCAAATTACTCCACCTTCAGACACTACAGTGCAGTCTTCTCTATCCAAGCTGGTTTCAGGAGTCAGTATATCTAGTGAGACTGTTATACCCCCTGTTGTACCCGTGTCAACATCAGTAAGTTGTGCAGTTAACATCCTACCAAAAAAGACCAGTGTATCCTCTGTAAACCAACCCAAACAGAGGTCGGGTAAAAGGGCCAGACCAGTCAAGAGAAAAGAAGCTAATCTGAAGAGAAGCATGTGTCGAATTGCTGCAAAACCAGCAAATAGTATGTCATCTCAGTCAAATGTCGCACAAGGACATTCCTCCACTATAACAGATATTCACTTTATGAATTCTGCCAGTGAGGATATGAGCCACAAAACTAGTACTGTAAGTACATCCTTGGCCATCAGTGATACTTCAGCATGCGATACTTCTACAGCCATTTCTATCAGTTCAAATAGTAAATTAAGTCACAGTCCTGCCAATTCAGCAACAATTACAACAAGTGTCACTTCCCTAGTGGACGATGATGTAGTTCAAAGTCATGAAAAAAGTGTTGATGCATCTCCCCCATCCTACACTAAAACAGTTGGCACCCTTAATTCTGTTACTCCCCTTGAGGATAGCTCGGTAGTTCATGCCAGCAATGAACCTGTTTTAACTAATAATATTGACCTTCAGCAAAATGAATCAACAGTTAGTGGTTTCTCTTCTCAGTGTAGCACATTAACTAGAGGTGTTACTTCTCCCACAAAATCATTGATGAATGATAACTCATCTAGTGCACGCATTTCTCAAGATAAATCAACAGTGAACAATTGTTCTACTAGTTGCATACAAACAGAATCAAGTCCTACTTTAGTTCAGAACAGAACCACACTCACAAGTGTCAGTTCTTCAGAAAATAATTTGAAGGTTTCATCTGTTGAAACTGCACTTATTCAACCCCAGAGCATACTTTCAGGTACAAGTGCTAATTCAATAAAGAGTCTCGAAAGAGGATCCCTTTTAGAGAAGGTTCAACAAGTTCAAACAGAGCCTGCAGTAGTTAAAGCTGCAGACGCTACACAGATGCACACACCTTTTGTTTTGCAGTCCACATCATCAACTTGTTCAAATCCATCAGATACAACACCACCAGTTCTACACCAGGAATCCAGGAATTTGAACACATTCAGTAAGCTTCTTAAACATTCAGAAGATAATATGTCTGTAACAACTGCTAGCCAGATTCATTCTGTTAGTATCAAACTTAGTCAAGCAAATTCAAGCAAAGAGCTCAGCAGAGGTGAACATTCAAGTGTTACCACAGAAAATATATCTGAGGCAGATTCTTTCTTGCAAAAAGAAACCGTTCTTTCACAAGAGGTATCAACAATGGGAAATGAATCCTATGATTCCACGCTAGTGGCAAATAGACAGGCCGATTCACCAACAGCAGGAGCTTCAAGTAACCGAGGTTTTTCAGTTGCATCACTACTTCCAACAGGTCAGAATATTACTGCATCTCCTAATACATTTGGATCTTTTAGTTTCACCTCTGAGCAGGCAGAAATCTTAGCAATGGCTGCAAGAGCTATATTTGAGCAAGACAGCCCTGGAAGGAAGAGTGATAACTGCAGTGGTGACAACCCATCAAGTACAACTGCCACCAGATGGGAACTCCCAAAAACACAACAAACCCCCATAATCAAAGAAAGGGTCACAAGTCAACAGTTAAAGCAGGCAAATCAAGGTGACATAACGGTGTCAAAGACTCCATCAGTAGTTGAGGTTTCTGGCATTAGTACATCTGGTGTCCGACTTCCACTAAACACAGCTTATTCTCAGTCACAAGCTAGTACTCTCACTAGTCTAAATGTTAATAATCTCATCAGGCCAAGCTCTGTCCAGTCTTACCCAGGGTCCCCAAACCTTGTTCAGCAAGTATCTGTTCCATCACCAGGGGGAGTGGCAGTTCTCGTGTCTCAGACTTCATCTCAGGTCACCCAAAGCTGCTCTGGCACAGTACAAGTTAATGAATATACACCTTTGAAAAGTGCACTCATGAGAAATCACATAGGTACTGGGATATCTGAACGTCATCAAAAGGATATGCCAAAACGCTCTGCCCAGGAGGACCTTGTTCTTCCTATAAACAAGCGCTCAAAACCATGCCCAGCTGGTAGTATTGCTCGGATAGATGTTAAGGGGGCAGAACATGTCCAAGCAATGTCTGGACAAATGCCCCCAAATTCCTCATCAGTTATGACTGGGAACCATTCTGATGGAGGAGGTGCCCTGTTTTCAGGAAACACTTTTATGACCACTGTGCTTCGTCAATCTGAAGGACACTGCCCACCTCAACTGGCACCACATGAACAAAATCAACCTAGTGTGCTGCACCTACAACAGGCACAGATACAGCATGGCACACCACAATCTGGACAGATCCTGGGAGGAAGTCATTACCTCAAACATCAACACCACCAAGAACAACAGAGACACCTCTACCAACTTCAGCATCACCTTACACAACCAGACACCCAGATCCACAATATTCAACAGAGAACTTTGCTACAAGATCAGAATGTCCATAAAAAGAGAGTCGTGCGAGGTGGTCAGACAGGACCTCCTGTTAATCTGCAGAAACAGCATCACTTGGAGAAGAATGGTGTACAGCATCAGCCACCACAGCAGTCTCAGCAGCACCAACAGCAAGCTCAGCAGcaccaacagcagcagcaacaatctcAGCAGCACCAACATCAGCAACAACCacaacaccaacaacaaaaaCCACAGCAGCTGCAACAGCAGCAACAGCCACACCAACAGCAACAAATGCAGCAACAAGGTTCACACTCAAGGCATCAACATCTTCAGCAACAGCTTCAGCAACAACACTTTAGTAGACAGGAAAAGAATTGTGACGGTCAACAAGCAGGCCCCAGGGCTCATCAGAACAACCATTTGAGTCAGCAAGACCGCCAGCCAGGACAGGATCATGGAGCTATGCAAAGGCTAATGGGTACTCGCACTTTAGAGCAGCAACTAACTTCACAGGCTAGTAATCCTGTTTCTCGCTCTTCAGACCTTGCTTGTACTCCATCACGACAGGAGCGTCATCGGCTGTCTAGTTATTCTGCTGAGGCGCTTATTGGGAAGACTTCAACTGCTGGTGACCAACGTATGGGACTTCATACATTGCAAACTGCTCGTGGTAATTCACAGGATCAGCCTGAATTACAGGGTTATGTTGACTCCTCACATGGCAAAGGAAATATTAGTCATAATCCTCAAGGCAGACTAGCTCAAGAACACTCGGGGGCTTCAGAAATTCAACGGATATCAGAGCATCTTCCTTTCAAGACTCTTGGTAATGGGCTTCAAGTAAACAACTTTGAAGTGCAAGTGTCTCGCAGTGGTGATATGGCCAGTAAATCTGTACCTCCAGCTCAGAGAGGTCCTCAGCCACAAACTGGATTTAGAATGGGGGCTGGTTCGTCTGGTGATGGACGTAGTCGTGGTACGTATGGGACGCATCCTTCAGCACAGGGGCTACAGACTGGAGCAGGGTTGCCACGTGAGCAGGACTCATGCCATCAGAGCTTTATGCAAAGTCTATTGGCTCCACATCTTCCTGAACAAACTGGGCACCAGAGGGCTGCACAAGGCTGTCCCCCAGTGAGCATAGATTACAACTGTGTGCCTGGAGTTTCTTCTGGGGAACTTCAGGCTAAAGTCTCAAGCCCTAACTTGCATCCTACACAGACAGCCCCTCCCATGCATCTTGGGGACAACAATAAAGGGCACATTTCTCAGGTTAGTGGAAATTTACATGGTTCATCTGTAAGATCAGTTCTGCCCCATCCTCCATCAACACCCCATAGTAGCTCAGATACAGTCCGTGCTCAAGGCTCTTCCAGGTCACTTTCAGCTGTCAGTCAGAGAGCCCACCATATTGGACCAGATCCGCAAAGTTCAAAAATCCGCCCAGGCGATCGACCAAGGTCTGGTAACTTGAGACCTGGGAACACATTTGAGCCTGAAAGTCCATTGCCACTTCCGTCAGGTGGGGGAGTACTCCTTGGGCGGCCACAGGCAGGTGGTGAATCTCGGCGCAGAAGTATTGTGCGTTTTATGCCGGATGGTGCACAGGTTGGCAGTGACAGCAACTTGGTTTCAGATCAGCATCTCACCCAGAACTTTGGCTTTCCTTTTATTGGAGAGGGAGGTATGAACCCTCCACCTCCGATTAATGCAAATGCATCTTTCATTCCCCCAGTCACCCAGCCCAGTGCCTCGCGTACCACTGCTCTCCTTCCTGTAGAGCCTCAGAACACTCTTCCTTCTTTCTACCCCTCTTATTCACCTGCTGCTCATCCAAGCATTCCAAATGAGATTCCTATACAGTATTTTCCTAACCAGATATTTACAAGTCCAAGTGCTGATAAGAGTAATACTACTCCACTGAACAACCGCTTTGGATCTATTCTTTCCCCACCACGTCCTGTGGGCTTTGCACAGCCAAGCTATCCGCTGCTGACAGATATAACACCGATGCCCATTGCAAACTCCTCAGGCATTACTCCTCATTTATCCAGCTTTAACCTGACTTCTCTGTTCCCTGAAATAGCCTCAGCAATGCCCCCTGATGGTTCCTCAATGCCAATGTCCCCTTTACTGTCACTTGCAAATACTTCCTCCTCAGACTCTAACAAACAGTCTAATCGCCCAGCTCACAACATCAGCCACATTCTTGGGCACGACGGGACCTCTGCTGTTTGA
- the boc gene encoding brother of CDO, producing MSRMAARIAWHRRLQVLCAVCSALLCCLQVASALNDDDIPVFTEEPLSVVQKLGGSVTLRCSARPTQARISWRLNGRELFVDGDEAELGVVMQPDALFIPSLSNGMLGRYQCVARTGAGARASMPANVTAAKLRDFEPDDQQEIEVDEGNTAVIECHLPESQPQAQVRYSVKQEWLETSKGNYLIMPSGNLQIANATQEDEGPYKCAAYNPVTEEIKTSTSTDRLRIRRSTSEAARIIYPPASRSMTVRKGHRLVLECVASGTPTPQVTWAKDGRELSPQNNTRFLLSNLLIDAVSDRDSGTYACHAHNGMGSPGTATVLYNVQVIEPPQVRVVLLHQEPAWGDTVKINCQVRGNPEPSVVWLHNAQTITPSSHHRLSSNMLRVQNVGPQDDGVYQCMAENWVGGAQAATRLLTVPAAPSRPGRLPRIRPLSPDQVLREHPPARPVAPSTELFIDCSEIPGNVSPAEAPVILSQPRTGTADYYELIWEPRDNGGAPILEYVVKYRKAGDSLSEWTIKNISGLEHKLILAKLQPASLYEVEMAARNCAGLGQPAMMTFRTGKGRKTSGPVEQPKTPVSPSRLSPPEAPDRPTVTTASETSAYVTWIPRGNRGFPIQCFRVEFKKLRKDGGAGGEWEVAEDNISPSRLSVQIKGLEKGTSYKFRVLAVNVLGASPPSAPSKAYTVMGSNQTNQRPVDGPYITYSEAINETTIILKWTYTPVNNTPIYGFYIYYRPTDSDNDSDYKRDVVEGDRYWHAVTSLQPETAYDIKMQCFNEGGVSEFGNVVILETKARPNQKHTTPETSSHRPNVGGPVPRPSDLPYLIVGVVVLGALVFIIVAFIPFCLWRAWAKQKQTTDMCFPAVTAPLSSCQYTMVPMQGMALVGHCPVDSHLTPGHTVYAPKGEYTANGKHHIHRLPALHQEAADCEMENGTFLPQSLSNGHAHAYHYSMGVPGHVEEDGCCEPDDSTMELLSHDHPEHVQENHATQCLDLPLLPASEAVCLTTSAEGATQQEVVKIQCESQLEERIRHDG from the exons ATGTCGAGAATGGCAGCCCGAATAGCGTGGCATCGGAGGCTTCAGGTGCTTTGTGCTGTGTGTTCAGCTCTTCTGTGCTGTCTGCAGGTTGCTTCTGCTCTCAATG ATGACGACATCCCAGTGTTCACGGAGGAACCGCTGTCCGTGGTGCAGAAACTGGGGGGCAGTGTGACCCTGAGATGCAGTGCCCGACCCACTCAGGCCCGTATCAGCTGGCGCCTGAATGGCCGTGAGCTGTTTGTGGATGGCGACGAGGCCGAGCTGGGCGTGGTGATGCAGCCAGACGCACTCTTTATCCCCTCCCTCTCTAACGGTATGCTGGGACGATACCAGTGTGTGGCCAGGACCGGCGCCGGAGCCAGAGCTAGCATGCCTGCTAACGTCACTGCAGCCA agctgCGAGACTTTGAGCCGGATGACcagcaggagattgaggtggacgAAGGGAACACAGCGGTGATCGAGTGTCATCTACCCGAGAGCCAGCCCCAGGCGCAGGTCCGCTACAGCGTCAAGCAGGAGTGGCTCGAAACATCTAAAG GGAATTACCTCATCATGCCATCAGGGAACCTGCAGATCGCCAACGCCACCCAGGAGGATGAAGGGCCTTATAAATGCGCTGCCTACAATCCAGTCACCGAGGAGATCAAGACCTCCACCTCTACTGACCGTCTGCGCATACGCC GTTCAACATCCGAGGCAGCGAGAATCATCTACCCACCAGCGTCGCGCTCCATGACAGTGCGTAAAGGCCACAGGTTGGTTCTCGAGTGTGTAGCCAGTGGCACCCCAACTCCTCAGGTCACCTGGGCAAAAGACGGTCGAGAACTAAGCCCTCAAAACAACACTCGCTTCCTACTCAGCAATCTGCTGATTGACGCTGTGAGTGACAGAGACTCAGGCACGTACGCCTGCCACGCCCACAACGGCATGGGCTCTCCTGGAACAGCAACTGTTCTCTACAATGTCCAAGTGATCG AGCCCCCTCAGGTGCGGGTGGTGCTGCTGCATCAGGAGCCAGCGTGGGGCGACACAGTGAAGATCAACTGTCAGGTTCGGGGAAATCCGGAGCCCAGCGTGGTTTGGCTCCATAATGCTCAAACAATCACTCCATCATCACATCACCGCCTCTCCTCAAACATGCTGCGCGTCCAAAatgtgggcccgcaggacgacggaGTCTACCAGTGCATGGCTGAGAACTGGGTGGGTGGAGCCCAGGCTGCCACACGACTCCTCACTGTGCCTGCTG CGCCCTCGCGACCGGGTCGGCTGCCCCGCATTCGGCCGCTGAGCCCTGACCAGGTTTTGCGAGAGCACCCTCCTGCTCGGCCCGTGGCACCCAGCACAGAACTTTTCATTGACTGCTCAGAGATCCCTGGGAATGTGTCACCGGCTGAGGCCCCGGTCATCCTCAGCCAGCCACGCACAGGCACGGCCGACTACTATGAGCTCATCTGGGAGCCTCGGGACAATGGTGGGGCACCCATACTGGAATACGTTGTCAAGTACAGGAAG GCTGGTGACTCGCTCAGTGAGTGGACCATAAAGAACATTTCTGGTTTGGAGCACAAGCTGATTCTGGCTAAACTGCAGCCAGCTAGCCTGTATGAAGTCGAGATGGCAGCGAGGAACTGCGCTGGACTGGGTCAACCTGCCATGATGACCTTCCGAACTGGGAAAG GACGCAAGACCAGTGGACCAGTAGAgcaacccaaaacgccagtgtcaCCGTCACGTCTATCTC CCCCTGAAGCTCCAGACAGACCGACAGTAACCACGGCATCAGAGACTTCAGCTTACGTGACATGGATCCCCCGTGGGAACCGGGGCTTCCCCATTCAGTGCTTTCGAGTGGAGTTTAAGAAACTGAGGAAGGACGGAGGAGCCGGGGGCGAGTGGGAGGTAGCGGAGGACAACATCTCTCCATCACGTCTCTCTGTACAGATCAAAGGCCTGGAGAAAG GGACCTCATATAAGTTCCGTGTTTTGGCGGTGAACGTGTTGGGAGCGAGTCCTCCAAGTGCACCCTCCAAAGCCTATACAGTGATGGGCAGCAACCAGACCAACCAGCGGCCCGTCGATGGCCCCTACATCACCTATTCTGAAGCCATCAATGAGACCACCATCATCCTTAAGTGGACT TACACACCAGTGAATAACACCCCCATCTATGGCTTCTACATCTATTACCGTCCCACTgacagcgataatgacagtgactATAAGAGAGATGTCGTGGAGG GAGACCGATACTGGCATGCCGTTACCAGCCTGCAGCCTGAAACAGCATATGACATTAAGATGCAGTGTTTTAATGAGGGAGGTGTGAGTGAGTTTGGCAATGTGGTCATCTTAGAAACGAAAG CCCGACCCAATCAGAAGCACACAACTCCAGAGACTTCGTCTCACCGGCCAAACGTTGGAGGCCCTGTGCCACGCCCCAGTGATTTACCATACCTCATAGTGGGAGTGGTTGTGCTAGGAGCCCTCGTTTTCATCATCGTAGCCTTCATTCCATTTTGTCTGTGGAGAGCCTGGGCCAAGCAGA AGCAAACGACAGATATGTGCTTTCCAGCTGTGACTGCACCACTGTCGTCCTGCCAGTACACCATGGTGCCAATGCAGGGCATGGCTTTAGTAGGTCACTGCCCTGTAGACTCCCACCTGACTCCTGGCCATACTGTGTACGCACCCAAAGGAGAGTACACTGCCAACGGGAAACATCACATACACCGCCTTCCTGCACTACACCAG GAGGCTGCAGACTGTGAAATGGAAAACGGCACATTTTTGCCTCAGAGTCTTTCCAATGGACATGCCCATGCTTATCACTACTCCATGGG TGTTCCTGGCCATGTGGAAGAGGATGGCTGCTGTGAGCCAGACGACTCTACCATGGAGCTCCTGAGCCATGATCATCCCGAACATGTGCAGGAGAACCACGCTACCCAGTGTTTAG ACTTGCCACTGTTACCCGCATCAGAGGCTGTATGCTTGACGACGTCAGCTGAAGGCGCAACACAACAGGAAGTTGTCAAGATCCAATGTGAAAGCCAGCTAGAGGAGCGAATACGACATGATGGATGA